A single region of the Senegalia massiliensis genome encodes:
- a CDS encoding Spo0E family sporulation regulatory protein-aspartic acid phosphatase — translation MGKVEDVEDKITALKKQLDELLHKNDFISTTKVIKISEELDEVLSLYHKIKNKIN, via the coding sequence ATGGGAAAAGTAGAAGATGTTGAAGATAAGATAACAGCATTAAAAAAGCAATTGGATGAACTACTACATAAAAATGATTTTATAAGCACAACAAAAGTAATAAAGATAAGTGAAGAATTAGATGAAGTTCTATCTCTGTATCATAAAATAAAAAATAAAATCAATTGA
- a CDS encoding DUF6442 family protein, whose protein sequence is MDKDQILEKARKENLFNDEAKNNKMKKGNEWGFIAASSILILFGFIFYFKDKNVSHIVSIHGAYVGFKGLGKYFANKEKSDLVYAFGGLLLFVGSFILAVADIWKL, encoded by the coding sequence ATGGATAAAGATCAAATTTTAGAAAAAGCTAGAAAAGAAAATTTATTTAATGATGAAGCTAAGAATAACAAAATGAAAAAAGGAAATGAGTGGGGATTTATAGCCGCATCTTCAATATTAATCTTATTTGGATTTATTTTTTATTTCAAAGATAAAAACGTTAGTCATATAGTTTCAATACATGGAGCATATGTAGGGTTCAAAGGATTAGGAAAATATTTTGCAAATAAAGAAAAGTCTGACTTAGTATATGCATTTGGAGGATTATTATTATTTGTTGGATCTTTTATTCTTGCGGTGGCTGATATATGGAAACTATAA
- a CDS encoding DUF6608 family protein produces the protein MQTNKFKGKVENLYSKILSNKLITVCILFTVFTLLDTIPILLGLWPAKIGIGLYVHLLSRFVLHSILISGLFIFDILRKTIKSKLIIYAITFVITWALLLIYLWINGIFIELHPDAFKDLSRSYAFMYGLLGAVIFISDRTKKLVKNKN, from the coding sequence ATGCAAACTAATAAATTTAAAGGAAAAGTTGAAAATTTGTATTCAAAAATTTTAAGTAATAAGCTAATAACAGTATGCATTCTATTTACTGTTTTTACTTTACTAGATACTATACCAATATTATTAGGTTTATGGCCAGCTAAAATAGGTATAGGACTATATGTACATCTACTATCTAGATTTGTATTGCATTCAATACTTATAAGCGGGTTATTTATTTTTGATATTTTACGAAAAACTATAAAATCCAAATTAATAATATATGCTATAACTTTTGTTATAACATGGGCTCTTCTTTTGATTTATCTTTGGATCAATGGAATATTTATAGAGTTACATCCTGATGCATTTAAAGATTTATCAAGGAGTTATGCATTTATGTATGGTCTTTTAGGAGCAGTAATCTTTATTAGTGATAGAACAAAGAAACTAGTTAAAAATAAGAATTAG
- a CDS encoding Gp15 family bacteriophage protein translates to MIKRYEEKLKTDLATEEQKARIEKLKADNIYSFEHDDEYIYSAFLDQYGIDLKDIKHLHWWKFKSPFKGLKEDNLICKIMRYRIYNYN, encoded by the coding sequence ATGATAAAAAGATATGAAGAAAAGCTTAAAACTGATTTAGCTACAGAAGAACAAAAAGCAAGAATAGAAAAGCTTAAAGCTGATAATATATATTCTTTTGAACATGATGATGAATATATATATTCGGCTTTTTTAGATCAATATGGAATAGATTTGAAAGATATAAAACATCTTCATTGGTGGAAGTTTAAATCTCCATTTAAAGGATTAAAAGAAGATAATTTAATATGCAAGATTATGAGGTATAGAATTTATAACTATAACTAG
- a CDS encoding Spo0E family sporulation regulatory protein-aspartic acid phosphatase encodes MGKVEDVEEKMTALKKQMHKLLHKNDFIITTEIIDISQELDEVIYLYHKIKNKIN; translated from the coding sequence ATGGGAAAAGTAGAAGATGTTGAAGAGAAAATGACAGCATTAAAAAAACAAATGCATAAACTACTACATAAGAATGATTTTATAATTACAACAGAAATAATAGATATAAGTCAAGAATTAGATGAGGTTATATATCTATATCATAAAATAAAAAATAAAATCAATTGA
- a CDS encoding helix-turn-helix transcriptional regulator, with translation METIILKNRLKEVRKQEDLSQQELANVVGVSRNTISSIERGKFNPTAKLALILCIALNRKFEDLFYLE, from the coding sequence ATGGAAACTATAATTTTAAAAAACAGACTTAAGGAAGTAAGAAAACAAGAAGATTTATCACAACAAGAGCTTGCTAATGTAGTTGGTGTATCAAGAAATACTATAAGTTCAATTGAAAGGGGAAAGTTTAATCCCACAGCAAAATTAGCTTTAATTTTATGTATTGCTTTAAACAGGAAGTTTGAAGATTTATTTTATCTAGAATAA
- a CDS encoding CDP-alcohol phosphatidyltransferase family protein, which yields MKKYIPNILSILRIICSALLLFISDRISFIFLYFIIGLTDILDGFIARKFNIESELGARIDSFADFVFYIILFFIFSRSYNQIMTTNYKMVLIGILVVRLLNVLLTKLKYKKFVFLHTIANKTSGILVYFSPVIILFKQNNLIIWIVFLLIFIATLEELLITIIYSEVNLNRKSIFCK from the coding sequence TTGAAGAAATATATTCCTAATATCCTTTCTATACTAAGAATTATATGTTCTGCATTATTATTATTTATAAGTGATCGGATTAGCTTTATTTTTCTTTACTTTATAATAGGTTTAACCGATATACTTGATGGTTTTATAGCAAGAAAATTTAATATAGAAAGTGAGCTAGGTGCAAGAATAGATTCATTTGCTGATTTTGTATTTTATATAATATTGTTTTTTATATTTTCAAGATCATATAATCAAATTATGACTACGAATTATAAGATGGTACTAATAGGGATCCTTGTTGTTCGTTTATTAAATGTATTACTCACTAAATTAAAATATAAAAAATTTGTGTTTTTACATACTATAGCGAACAAGACATCAGGTATTTTAGTGTATTTTTCACCTGTAATTATTTTATTTAAACAAAATAATCTTATAATATGGATTGTATTTCTACTTATCTTTATTGCCACTTTAGAAGAATTATTAATTACAATTATATACTCAGAAGTTAATTTAAATCGTAAAAGCATATTTTGTAAATAG